A window of Streptomyces profundus genomic DNA:
CTGCTGGGGCCGGGGGGCGAGGCGGTGGACATGGGCACCCCGTTCGACTTCTTCGACCCGGCCTCGCACCCGGACTCCGACGCACCCGACCGGGAGCAGCGCCGGGCCAGGGAGCGGTTGCGGAACGCGATGGACGAGGAGGGGTTCGCCCCGATCGACACCGAGTGGTGGCATTTCACCTACGGCCAGGAGCCCTACCCGGACGAGCACTTCGACTTCCCCGTCGAACGGGCCGCGCTGGGCACGGAATGACGGCGGTCCCGGAGCCACCCCCGTCGGTCCCGGAACCCGCCGTCACCTGTTATCGGACGCGACCGCGCCGTTCTTGGTTCGCCGCCTTCCCGTCTTTGTCACCCGTTCGCGACATTCGACGGCGTCCGGGCCCGCGCGCTGCCGGAGGCGTCGGCTCAGCGGGGGCGCGGCGGGGTGGCCAGCAGCGGGCTGAGGCGCTTGACCAGCAGGGCCATCTCGTAGGCGACCTGCCCCACATCGGCCTCCGACTCGGTGAGCACGGCCAGCGCGCTGCCCGCGCCGGCGGCGGTGACCAGCAGGAACGCGCCGTCCAGCTCGACCAGCGTCTGCCGCGCCGTGCCCGTCTCGAAGTGGGTGCCGACCCCGCGCGCCAGGCTGTGGAACCCGGAGGCCACGGCGGCCAGTTGTTCGCCGTCGGCGCGCCCCAGCGCGCGGGAGGCGCCGCGTGACAGGCCGTCGGCCGCCAGCAGCAGGGCGTGGCGGATGTCGGGCACCCGGTCCACCATGTCGTCCAACAGCGCGTCGATCGACCCGGGGTCGGCCGCGCCTGGCCGCTCCGCTCGGCCGAGAGCGCTTGGCTCCGGTACGGTCATCAGTCCTGCCTTCGAATTCCGTGCGTGGTTAGGGGCTAGGGGGCGGCGGGGTGTCGCCCCGCCCGGGGTCGGTCTGCTCTCGGCCGCGTCGCCAACCGCGTTGCAGCGCGCTCAACTTGTTCCGCAGCTCCTCCGCGTCGACGTCCGGCGCCGACTCCGCGTCCGGATGGCCGCCGGGGCGGGCGGGCGGCTCGGCCGCCGGCTCCGGCGCCGCGCGGCGGACGCGGCGCGGCAGCCCGGCCCCCGTGACGCCGTCCGCCGACCGCGCCGGGCCTTCGGCCGGCGGCTCCTCGGCGTCGGCCGGCCGCTCGTGGTCGGCGACCAGCACGCGGGGCGAACGACGCGGCAGGCCACCGGCGGTGTGCCCGGCGGCGTGCTCCTCGGTGTCCGCCGGCGGCCCGGCGCGGACCTTCCGGGGCGCGAGCGACGCCGCCAACTCGGCGGGGCCGTCCACCGGACCGTCCATCAGCGCGGGGCGGCTGGGCGGCGGGACGAGACGCTCGGGCGCCGAACGCGGCTCGTCGGCCTCCGTCAGCAGCTCGCCGGGGATCAGGGTGACGGCGGTGGTGCCGCCGTAGGGCGACTCGCGCAACGCGACCCTGATGCCGTGCCGGTGGGCGAGCCTGGCCACCACGAAGAGGCCGATGCGGTCGGTGTCCGAGAGCTGGAACTCGGTGATCTCGGAGAGTCTCTGGTTCGCGTCCCGCAGCGCGTCGGCCGTCATGCCGAGGCCGCGGTCGTGGATCTCCAACGTGCAGCCGTGCGGGACGCGTTCGCCCGAGACCTGCACGGTGGTGTGCGGCGGCGAGAAGACCGCCGCGTTCTCCAGGAGTTCGGCGACGATGTGGACGACGTCGGCGACCACGCCGCCGTCCACCAGCAGCGGCGGCATCGGGCGGACCTCGACGCGTTCGAAGTCCTCTATCTCGTCGACGGCCGCCCGCAGCACGTCCCACAGCGGCTCGGGCTTGCGCCACTGCCGCGTGGGGGCGGCGCCGGAGAGGATCACCAGGCCCTCGGCGTGTCGGCGCATCCGCGTGCTGAGGTGGTCGAGGCGGACCAGGTCGACCCGGGCCTCGCCGTCCTGGCCACGGCGCTCCAACGCCTCCAGCAGGTGGAGTTGACGGTGCAGCAGGACCTGGCTGCGCCGCGCCAGGTTGACGAAGACCTCGGAGATGCCGCGCCGGGTGTAGGCGCGTTCCACTGAGGCCGAGACGGCCTCGCGTTGCAGGGTGTTGATGGCGCGCCCGATCTCGCCCAGCGCGTCGGGGCCGTACTCCAGGCGCGGCGCCTCCACCTCCACGTCCACATGCTCGCCGGCGTCCAGGCGGCGGGTGACGCCGGGCAGCCGGACCTCGGCGGCGTCCTTGGCGTCGCGGGAGAGCGCCGTCAGGTCGCGGACGAGATCGCGTCCGCCGCGCAGCGCGACCAGCAGCGAGAGCGCCACGGCCACCAGGCCGAGGACGCCGGCGAGCACCGCGCGCAGCACCACGGGGCCCGTGGCGGAGTCCAGCCGGTCCGCGAGGCGCCGCTCGGCGTCGGCGACCAGGGTGCCGGTGCTGTCCAGGACATCGGAGGTGCTCTGCTCCCAGTGCTCGGGCAGCGGCGTGCCACGGCCGGTGAGCAGCTGCGCCTCGGCCTCGGCGAGGATGCGCGCGGTGCCGCTCTCCCAGAAGCTGGTGTGGCTCTGGCGGTCGTCCACCGGGAGGTCGGGGACGGAGTGCACCTGCGTCACCTGGCGGCGGGAGATCAGGTCGGACAGCGACCGGCGCTCGTCGCCCGTGACCCGCCCGGTGCCCAACATGCCGGCGACCAGGGCGTCTTCCTGGGAGATGTACTCGCGGGCCTGGGCGAGGCCGGCGACGGCGCTGGCGTGCCGCTGGTCGCCCGCGTCGACGACCGGCTGGAGCGCGGCGAGGAAGCGGAGACAGGAGGAGGTCAGACCGCTGTAGGCGTCCAGGGCGCCGGGGAGGGAGATGGTGTTGCTGTCGGTCTGCTGACGGAGCCGCTCCAACTCGTCGAGGGTGCGCCAGAGTCCGTCGAGCCGGCTCTGGGCCGAGTCGCCAAGGCCCCCCCGCGCGCTCTCCGTTGTCCTGCGGAGCCGGCGCAGCTCCTCGTCCGTCCGCTCCCTGGCCTCGGCCAGCGCGGTGCGCTCGTCGGCGCGGCGCGGGTCGGCGAGGTGGACGATGGCGTGTCTGCGCTCCGACTGGAGCGCCGACAGGGCGGCGTGGGCGGGCTCGGCGAAGGAGTCGGCCGCGGCGGCGGAGTCGCGCGCGCCGAACGCCTCGCTCACGGTGAGCGTGGCGGCGAAGGCCCAGACGGCCAGCAGCGAGAGCAGCGGCACCAGCACCAGGGTCCAGATCCTGCGATGGATCGATCTGCCGCGAACGCGCATACCCTCCCCTTGGTCCGCCGGGCCGCCCCCGTACGCGGTGGTTCTCACGGTTCGACGACGCGAGCCTACTACCGGCGCCGTCCACCGGCCGGGTAACTGTCTGGTAATCATGGGAGTTAACCCGGTGAGGGCCAGGCGATCGCCCCGCCCGGCGCCTCGTTCCGATCCCGGCCGGTGTCCCAGGGGGGTCCGGGGCGTTCTACCATGAGGGGCGAGGACATATCCACGCATCTCACCGTGCAGGGAGCGAGATCGGCGTGTATGCGAGACCCCGTATGCCGGATCCGGTGCGCGCGGCGGCGGTGCGCGCCGTCATCATCATCGCGCTGACGCTCACTCAGCTGGTCGTGGTGTTGCTCGGCCTGTGGGCGGACGCCTGGCTGGTGCTGCCGATGGCGATATCCACCCTGGTCAGCTCCGTGGTGGCGACCTGGGCCGTGCTGGACATCTGGATCACCTCGCAGGCGTGGCGGCAGCGCAACGGCGTGGTGTCCGTGCCCAGCAGCGCCGCCAGGGCCGCCCGGCGGGCGCGCCGGGCGGCGCGGAAGGCGGCCAGGCGTCACGGCCGGCCGGCCGAGGCGGACCCCGGATCCGCGGACGGCGCGGCCGGGTTGGATGTGCTCGGCGGGGACGGGCGGCGGTAGATCCGGGTCGCCGTGACCTCGCCGTGCACCGGCTCGGCGCTCTCGTCGGCCCTGGGCAGCCCCGGGCGCAGATGTTCCTCCACGCTGATGTACTTCAGCCCGGCCCGCAGGTCGGCGTCGTTGCGCAGCCGGATGACCAGCGGGAACTCGGCGAGCGCCGTGGTGTCGAAGAGGCCCGTGGTGTAGAGCAGTTGGACGCCGAGGGCGTCGGCGACCGCGCGTTGCAGCTCCAACAGGTAGGTGGCGTTGGCGCGGCCGATGGGGTTGTCGAGGAACAGCGTGCCGGCGTGCCGGTGTTGGTCCCTGCCGCGGTCGTTGCCGCGCAGCGCGGCCATCGTGCAGTAGAGGGCGATGGCCGCGGTGAGCAGCTGGCCGCCGGAGAAGACGTCGCCCATCTGACCGACGGGCACCCGCTCGGCGCGCAGCACCGCGTCCGGCTTGAGGATCTCCACCCGCACCCCGCCTGGGCGCAGCGCGGCGTGCGTTCCGCGCAGCAGCAGGGAGACGCCGTCCCTGCGGAGGTCGGAGTTCTTCCGGACGGCGGCGCGGGTGACCTCGTCCACCACCTCGCCCAGGCGTTCGGTGAGGGTGGCCTGGTCCGGCTCGTCGAAGCGGATGCGGAGGAACTCCTGCCCCGACCACTCCCCGAGGCCCTCGGGGAGCCGGGACAGCCGCTGGGCCGAGCGCAGCGTGGCCAGACCGGACTCGACGAGGCCGCGCAGCCGGTCGACGATGCCGTCGCGGTTCCGCTCAAGCTGGATCAACTCGTCGCCGAGAACGCGCAGTCGGGGCGCGAACGCCTGGGCCCAGGCGGCGGCGTGGGTGGGCAGCGCGGCGCCGGGCAGCTCCCTGATCTGTGTCCTGGCCGGGGTGCGGACCTGCTCGAAGCGGGTGGCGTTGGCGTGCCGGACCAACTGGTCGCAGGCGTCGCGGACGCCGGACTCCGCGGTGGCCAGGCCGGCCGCGGCGGCGCGCAGCGCGCGGCGGGCGTCGCCGACGCCGGCGCGGGCCTCCTCGATCGAGCCGGGGTAGGGCTCGGGCGGCGCCTGACCTGGATCGGCGGGCGCGTCGCCCGCGTCGTGCGGCTGGTCGCCGAGGTGCGCGGCGCTCTCGGCGAAGCCGTCCGCCGCGCCGAGGGCCTCGGCGTGCTGGGCGGCCAGATCCCGGTGGGTGGCCTGGGCGGTGGCCAACGCCTCCTGGCGCGCGGCGACTTCGGCGTCGGCCTCGCGCAGCAGCTCGGCCGCGCGCTCCGCGTCGTCGGGGACCCGCTCGGCGGGCAGCTCGATATGCGCGGTGCCATCCGCCGGGGCGAGCCGCTCGGCCTCGCCGCGCAGCCGGCCGAGCCGCTCGCTGGCGGCGCCCGAGCGCGTCTCCAACAGCTGGACCTGGGCCTCGGCGCGGGATCCCGCGGCCTGCCGGGAGGGGCCGTCGGCGCCCTCCGGGCCCTCCAACAGCCGGGCGGCGCGGGTGCGGACCTTGTTGCTCAGCCGGTCGAGCGCGGTGCGGGCCGCGCTCTCGTCCCCCTCGGCCCTGGCCTGTTCGGCGCGGAGGTCGGCGCCGACGCCGACCTTCTCGTAGAGCCGGGCGGCGGAGCGGTACGCCTCGCGGAGCGTGGGCAGCGACTCCTCCGGCGGCGGCGCCGCGTCGCCGGCCGGGGGCGGCTCCTCCTCCGGGGCGCCGGAGACCTCGGCGCGCTCCGCGCGCAGCGCCCTGGCGGTGCGGCGGGCGTCGTCGGCCGCGCGCTGGGCGGCGCGGCGGTCCTCGTCGGCGGCCTGGGCGGCGGCAAGCCGCTCCGTGGCCCGCGCCTCGGCCTCGGCCGTCTCGGCGGCCAACTCCCGCAGCCGGGACTGCCATCGGCCGCGTTCGCGCAGCCGGTGGGCGAGGCCGGCGAGCGCGTCGGCCGAGCGGCGGGCGCGCTGGGCCGCCTCCTGGCGTTCGTCCCTGGCGCGGGCGGCTTCGGCGGCGGCCTCCTCCGCCTCGACGGCGCGCGCGACGGCGGTGGTGTGCCGGGACTCGGCCTCGGCGGCGGCCAGCCCGGTGCGTTCGGCGGTGGCGGCCAGCTCCGCGAGGCGGCCGGCGGGGCAGCCGGCCCGCCAGGAGGCGATCCTGGCGGCCAGCGAACGGTCCTCGCCGATCCGGGCGGCGAGCGCGCGGATGTCGCCGTCCCTGGCCGCGGCCCGGGCGCGCAGGGCCTGCCGCTCGGCGTCGGCGGCGCGCTCGTCGTGCATGGCGGGGTTGGGCGGTACCAGAAAGACCCCGCTCTCCTGGCCGGCGCCCGGCGCCGGGGTCGGTGCCAGCAGGGCGGCGGCCGTGCCGACGGCGACGGCCGAGCGGGGCAGCAGCGCGGCCTCGGCCAGCACCTCGCGGGCGCGGTCGTGGCTGGCCCGGTCGGTGATGACGACGCCGTCCACCAGCTCGGGGCGGGCCGCCAGCACGGCGGCGTGGTCGGCGGGGGCGACCGCCTGGGCCAGATAGCGCCAACCGGGGAGCGCGGGGATGCCGTGTTCGCCGAGGAACTCGACCGTGGCCAGCACGTCGGGGCCCGGCGGCAGCAGGCCGCCGTCGCCGAGGGCGGCGAGCATCCTGGTGTCGTCGGCCGCCGCCGTGCGCAGCTCGAAGAGCCGGCGTTCGGCGGACTCCACCGCGTCGTCGAGGAGCCCGGCCAGCGTCTCGGCGTTGGCGTCGAGCTCGGTGACGGTCAGGCCCGGCGCCCCTGCCTCGGGGGCGACGCCCAACAGGGCGGCCAGCCGGGCCTCTTCGGCGAGCGCGCCGGCCGTGGCCCGCTCGGCGGCGAGCGCGGACGCGGCGGCCCCGGCCGCGTCCGCCGCGCGGGCCGCCGCCAGCTCGGCGGCGGCGCGCTCGGCGGCGCTCTCCCTGGCCCGCTCGGCGCCCCGGCTCGCGGCGGTGCGCGCGGTCTCGAAGGCGGCGACGGCGGCGCGCTCGGCGTCGGCGGCGGCCAGCGCGGCGCGCGCCGGATCGGCGCCCGGGCCGTCCGCCAGCCAGCCGGCGGCGACCGCCTCGGCCGTCTCCTGCGCCACCTCGGCCAGCCGCTGGCGCAGGTGTTCGGCCTCGCTGCGGGCGCGTTGTGCCTCGGTGGCGGCGGTGGTGGCGTCGCGGTGCGCGGACTCGGCGGCCCGGAGCAGGGCGCCGGAGCGCTCCTCGTGGTCGGCGGCGGCCCCTTCGCCGCGCTCGGCCGCGCGGTGCAGGGCGCGGACCAGATCGGCGGCGGCCCGGCTCCGGGCGGCCAGCGCGGGTGCCGCGTCCCGCTCGGCCTCCCTGATGGCGGCGGCGACCCGGGCGGCGCGGTCGGCGGCGGCGCGGTGTGCGAGCACCGTCTCGGCGGCCTCCCACGCGGCCTGCTGGGTGCGGGCCTCCAGCAGCTCGCGGCGCTGCGCCGTGGCGGCCTGCTCGGCCGCCGCGAGGGCCAACGAGGCGTGCCGGTAGGCGAGCTCGGCGGCGGTGCGGATCGCGGTGCCGGTGCCGCTCTCGGCGGCGGCCACCGCCTCGGCGCCGCGTTCGGCGCGCTGGGCCAGCTCGCCGGCCAGCTCGCGCTCGGCGGCGGCGCGGGCGGCGAGGCGACGGCTGAACGCCCGGGCGCGGTGCTCGGCGGCGCCGTGCACCGAACGGGCGCCTTCGCGCTGCCCGGCCGCCTCGGTGACCTGCTGGAGCAGCTCGACGGAGCCGGCCGTGAAATCGCGTTCGGCGGTCAGCTCGGCGCGGCGGCCCAGCTTGTCGGCGAAGCCGTGGACCAGGTCGGCCAGCCCGTCGGTGTCCCTGGGATCGGTGACGGCGCGGAGCAGCAGATCGGTGAAGTCGGCGTCGTTCTTGACCGCGAAGAGGCCGGCGGCCTCCCCCTCGTCGGCGTTCATCTCCCGCTGGTAGCGGAAGAGTTCGGGGTCGAGGCCGAGGCCGCCGAGGTGCTCGATCCAGCGTTCGTGGATCTCCTCCCAGACCACGTCGAGGTTGGGGTAGGCGCGGGCGGTCTCGGTGAGGACGTCGCGGAAGCCCTTCATCGTGCGGCGCCGGCCCCTGGCGCCCGAGGTGCCGTCGGCGGAGGCGGAGCCGCGCAGGGCCGTGGACTCGGCGACGGGCAGCGAGTCCAGGCTCATGCCGGGGCCCGGGCGGAAGGAGTACCACGCCTCCGCGAACTTGCGCGGATCGCTGGAGACCTGGCGCCCGCGCCACTCGCTGCACTTGCCGACCACCACGGTCTCGCCGGTGCGGGTGTGCTGCCACTCCAGGGCGACATGGCCGCAGTCGTCGGCGAGCAGGAACTTCCGCAGCACGCCCGAGCTGGCGCCGCCCAGGGTGTTGCGGTGTCCGGGGAGCATCACCGAGAAGATCAGTTTGAGCAGCACCGACTTGCCGCCGCCGTTCTCCAGGAAGAGCACCCCGGCCGGCGCCGGGCGCAGCGGCGGCCCGGTGGGCTCCTCCTCGAAGAAGTCCGCCTGGGTGGGGGCGGGTTCGGGCACGGGGGCGCCAACGCCGCGCAGGTCGAGGACGGTGTCGGCGTAGCGGGCGCCGGCGGGGCCGATGGAGTAGAGGCGGACCCGGGACAGCTCGTACATGGCGGATACTCTCGTGGGAATTCGGCGGAACTCTGGGAACTCTGGGAACTCGGGGAACTCGGGGAAACGCGCGGGAACTCAGCGGGCGGCGGGGTGGCTTCGGGGCGCGGGATGGAAGGGCGCGGCTCGGGGGTCAGCGGTGGAACGGCAGCCCGGCGCCCTCCACGAGGTCGAGATCGGCGCCCGGGGCGGCGGGCAGCAGCACTCCGCCGCCGTCGCTGACCTGGACCACGCCGAGCGCGGTCAGCTCGGCCATCGCCGCTCCTGACGCCAGCTCCCGCACCTGGAGTTGGTAGCGCGGGGTGGTGCGGAAGGTGCCGCCCTGTTCGTCGCCGGCGCGGTGCAGGAAGCCGGCGTCGGCCAGGAAGGCGACGGCCTTGCCGACGATGCCGGTGGTGGATCCGGCCAGCCGGCGGGAGTCCTTGGTGGCGCCGGTGGCGCTGCGCCGGGCGTAGACCCGCCAGGCGGCCTCAAGCCCGGGCTCGTCGCTGGCCGGGTCGGTGTTCTCACCGCGTTCGGCGGCGCGTTCGGCGAGCCGTTCGCAGGCGTGCCGGACGAACGCCTCGACGCCGTTGACGGTGATCCGCCCGAGGTAGTCGTCGTCGGCGAGATCCTGCGGGCGGGGGAACGCGAGGGCGGCGACGGCGAGATGGGCCAGGCCGTGCAGGAAGCGGTCGGCGGTCTCAGCCGAGGTGCGGCGGGCGTACTCGGCCATGCGCACGGCGAAGACGGAGTCCTCGGCGGCGGCGACGGCCATGCCGGCGCGCGGCGAGACCTCCAGCACCACCAGGCCGAGGCCGCCGGCGACCGCGTCGGCGATCCGGGCGAAGGCGGGCTCCTCCTGGTAGCGCCGCAGCAGCGCCGCGTACTCGGCGTCGCGGGCCGGCGGCAGCTTGGGCTGGAGGCCGAAGGCGACCAGCCGGGCCGCGTCGGCGGCGTCGGCCGGGGTGAGGGGCGCCGGGGGCGTGCCGGGGGTGCTCATGGGCTGTTCTCCGTACGTGCGGCGGCCATGCCGGCCGCGTCCAGCAGGGCGGTGCCGACGATCAGATCGGCCCCGCCGAAGTGCGGGTCGTGCAGGGGGGTGCCGTCGTCCACGGCGAACAGCAGCCGCCGTTCGCCCTGGCGGTAGGCGGTGCCCACCGGCGGGCTGGCCGCGTGCGCCGCCAACAGGGCGATCAGGTGCGGGAGTTCCGGGTCTATGGCGCGGGCGTCGGCGAGCAGCCCGGAGAGCCGGCGCGGCGCGTCCGAGGGCAGCCGGAGCAGCCGGGTGGCCTCGCTCAGCTGTGCCTCGCTGAAGCGGCTGTCGTCCGGGGTGGCCACCAGATCGGGCTCGGGCAGTTCGATGCCCAGATGCTCCCTGGGCGCGGGCGGGGTGAAGAGCCACTCCGCGAGATCGGCGAGACGCACCGCTCCTGGCGGGCGCGGCCCCGTGCCGCGGGCGAAGAAGGCGTCGGTGACGGTGGCCGCGTCGGCGAGGGGCAGCGGCAGCAGCGGGACGAGGAGTTGGCCGTAGAGGTCGGTGTCGACGCGGGCGGCGGGGGTGGCGAACGCCTGCCGGTCCTGCTCGGCGCGGAACAGCGGCCCGGCCTCCAGGAGCCGGGACTGGAGCTGGGTGTGGCGGCGGATGCAGTCCCGCACGATGTCGACCAACTCGGCGGCGCGCAGCTTGTGTTCGGGGTCCACCGCCTCGTCCCTGGCGTGCCGGATATGGGTGAGGATGGCGTTCTCGTGCCGGTAGCGGTCGGCGATGTGCTCCAGCGCCTCGTTGATCAGATCGGGGACCGTGCGGAGCCAGTCCACCGAGCGGACGTCCCGCCGGGTGGTCTCCAGGGTGCGGCGGAGCGTCTCGGCGTACTGGACGGTGCGGTAGCGGGCCTGCTCGGCGGCGAGTTGCGCGTCCGCGAGACGGCCCCGGTTGATCAGCACCTCCAGCTTGACCTCGGCGGCGATCTGCGCGCTGGTGACGTCCGTGTCGAGGGCGCCGACCAGGACGTTGACCGCCTCGTCCGTGGTGCGGAGGTAGACCTCGCCGCCCGGGCCCTGGACCTCCTCGATCAGCTTGAAGTCGTAGTCCCTGCGGGTGTACTCGCCGCCGGCACCGAACGTGCCGTAGACGGCGCGGAAGCCGCGGTCGACGCTGCCGACGTTGATCAGGTTGTCGACCACCCAGCGGGCGACGCGCTGGTGTTCGACGGCGGGGCGGGTGGGGGCCTGGGCCGCGATCCTGGCCAACAGCCGGGCGATGACCTGCTCCTGGTCGGCTCCGGTGTCGAAGTCCATGCTGAGGGTGACCAGGTCGATCGCGGCCAGCGCCACCTCGGCCATGGCGTAACGGGCGTACTCGCCCGCGAGGTTGGCCTTGCGGACGTCCAGGTCGTGCAGGGGCGCCGTGCAGGCCAGCGCGCGCAGCCGGCGGGCCAGGCCCTCGTCGGCCGCCGGCCCGGGCGCGGGCCTGGCGCCTGGGGGCGGGCTGTGCGGCGTGCTGCCGGTCGGTGATGGTGCGGTCACGAGGCACACCCTAGGCGGTGCCACCGACAACGCTCGATTCGGCACGGATGCGGCTGTTGTCCACCGGCGGGGCGGAAGGTCAACGCCCCCGCGCGAAAGCGCGTTCGGGCTGGTGAAAGCCTAACCGAGCGGCTGCTCGGTCCAGATGGTCTTGCCGGTCGCCGTGTAGCGGCTGCCCCAGCGGTGGGCGAGCTGGGCGACCAGGAACAGGCCCCGGCCGCCCTCGTCGGTGGGACGGGCGCGGCGCAGGTGGGGTTGGGTCTCGCTCGGGTCGGAGACCTCGCAGATCAGCACGTCGTCCCGGATCAGCCGCACGCCGACCGGGCCGCCCGCGTAGCGGATCGCGTTGGTGATCAGCTCGCTGACGATCAGCTCGGTGGGGAAGGCGCTCTCGGTGAGGTCCCAGGCGTCGAGCTGCTCCAGCACCAGATCGCGGGCCCGGCCGACCACGGCGGGCTCGGCCGGCAGCTGCCAGTCCGCGGTGGAGTCGGGGGGCAGCGGCCGGACCCGGGCGATCAGCAGCGCCACATCGTTGGCCGGGGCCCGGTCGGGCAGCAGCTGGTCCAACACCCCTCGGCCCGTCTCCGCGGGCGAACGCCGGCCCTTCGCCGCCTCGGTGATCTGCTGACTGAGCTGGGCCAGCCGGCCCGGCTCCCGCGCTCCGCCCCCCTGCTCCTCACCGCCCTCGCCGTCCCCGTCCTCGCCCCCGTCGCCGTCGCCGTCGCCGTCGTCCTGGCCTTCGCCGGTCGGATCGCCCGTCTCCGGGCCGTGGCCGGCGAGTTCCTCGCTGAAGAAGGCGAGCACGCTCTGCGGTCCCAGGCGCAGCGTCATCGTCTCGAACGGGGCGCCGCCGACGCCCAGCGCCGGTCCCGGGCGCAGCGGCAGCACCTCGGCCGGCTCTCCCGGCTCGGCCAGCAGCGGGGGGGTGCGGCCGGCGCTGGCCAGCGTGCACTCGCCGCTCACCGGGTCGTAGACGCAGTACAGGCAGGTGGCGCCGATGGAGCCGCGCTGTCCGCCCTCGTCCGTCGGCCCGAACTCGGCCAGTCGGATGGCCAGATCGTCCAACCGGGTCAGCAGCTCGTCCGGGGCCAGATCCATGTCCGCGAGGGTCTGCACGGCGGTGCGCAGCCGCCCCATGGTCGCGGTGGCGTTGAGGCCGTGCCCGGCCACGTCGCCCATGACGAAGGCCACCCGGGCCGAGGAGAGCGGGATC
This region includes:
- a CDS encoding sensor histidine kinase, giving the protein MRVRGRSIHRRIWTLVLVPLLSLLAVWAFAATLTVSEAFGARDSAAAADSFAEPAHAALSALQSERRHAIVHLADPRRADERTALAEARERTDEELRRLRRTTESARGGLGDSAQSRLDGLWRTLDELERLRQQTDSNTISLPGALDAYSGLTSSCLRFLAALQPVVDAGDQRHASAVAGLAQAREYISQEDALVAGMLGTGRVTGDERRSLSDLISRRQVTQVHSVPDLPVDDRQSHTSFWESGTARILAEAEAQLLTGRGTPLPEHWEQSTSDVLDSTGTLVADAERRLADRLDSATGPVVLRAVLAGVLGLVAVALSLLVALRGGRDLVRDLTALSRDAKDAAEVRLPGVTRRLDAGEHVDVEVEAPRLEYGPDALGEIGRAINTLQREAVSASVERAYTRRGISEVFVNLARRSQVLLHRQLHLLEALERRGQDGEARVDLVRLDHLSTRMRRHAEGLVILSGAAPTRQWRKPEPLWDVLRAAVDEIEDFERVEVRPMPPLLVDGGVVADVVHIVAELLENAAVFSPPHTTVQVSGERVPHGCTLEIHDRGLGMTADALRDANQRLSEITEFQLSDTDRIGLFVVARLAHRHGIRVALRESPYGGTTAVTLIPGELLTEADEPRSAPERLVPPPSRPALMDGPVDGPAELAASLAPRKVRAGPPADTEEHAAGHTAGGLPRRSPRVLVADHERPADAEEPPAEGPARSADGVTGAGLPRRVRRAAPEPAAEPPARPGGHPDAESAPDVDAEELRNKLSALQRGWRRGREQTDPGRGDTPPPPSP
- a CDS encoding roadblock/LC7 domain-containing protein, giving the protein MTVPEPSALGRAERPGAADPGSIDALLDDMVDRVPDIRHALLLAADGLSRGASRALGRADGEQLAAVASGFHSLARGVGTHFETGTARQTLVELDGAFLLVTAAGAGSALAVLTESEADVGQVAYEMALLVKRLSPLLATPPRPR